Below is a genomic region from Candidatus Diapherotrites archaeon.
GGCAGTGGTCAAACAAAAGAAATGACCAAACAGCTTTTTCTCCGGCCTTGCGGCTGGGATTTGAAAAATAAAACAAAAAATAGAACAAAAAAAACTTTTTGGGAAAAAATGCTTTTCCCAAACTGAAACCTTTAAACAGCCAATTTTTCAATCAGTTGTTGTCGGATTTTCTTTTCTGATAGCAGTCCCTGCAGTAAACGGGCCTTTTGCCATCAGGCTTGAATGGAACCTTTGTTTCAGCTCCGCAGTCAGCGCATACCGCATCGTATAGCTGCCTTGGGCCGCCAAAGTCCCTGTTGCCGTAAGCCATTTGTTTTTTTCACCTTTTTTTCTTTTAGTTTTGCGCGCAAACTCTCGCCTGCGCACACATTCTTTTTCACACGCTAAACCTTAAAAGCCCGCAGGTTTGCCTTTTTTTTGCCTTTTTTTCCCGGTTTTTTGCCCGCCTGAAACCTTTAAAAGCCTTTGTTGGCAGAACCTTCTACAGAGATTAAAGGAATAAGAACCCTATTTTTTTCTTAACTGAAAAACTTCGCTGCCCGGGCGGTTTCCGCTTTTGCAGGATAGTGTTTTTTTTGCCTTTTTCTTCTAAAACCAAGGAGAGGTACACATTGAAATTTGAAGAATTAAACATCAGCGACAGCCTGAAAAAGGCCATCAAAAGCAAGGGCTTTGAAAAGCCATCCGAAGTGCAGGAACAGGTAATTCCGGCAGCGCTTTCGGGAAAAGATTTGGTCGGAAAATCGAAAACCGGCACCGGCAAGACAGCCGCCTTCGCAATCCCATTGATTGAAATGGTTCAGCAGGGCAAGCCGTTTTCCGCGCTCGTGGTTGTTCCGACAAGGGAGCTTTGCGTGCAGGTGAAAGACGAAATCGCTTCCATTGCCCAGGGCAGCCGCATCAACACTTTTGCGGTTTTCGGCGGGCAAAGCATTTCAGGCCAGGCAACTGGTTTGAGGAGAAAGCCGGAAATAATCGTCGGCACCCCCGGCAGATTGCTTGACTTGCTGTCAAGGCGCATGCTCTCGTTTTCGCAGGCACAATTCCTGGTGCTGGACGAAGCCGACAAAATGTTCGACATGGGTTTCAGGTTCGACATCGAGCGCATAGTCTCGTATTTCCCGAAATACAGGCAGACAATGCTGTTCTCGGCAACAATGCCGAAGGAAATCCTTGCGCTAGTGGAAAAGCACATGAAGCATGACAAAATTGTTTTCGATTTGAGCGAGGACAACGCGCCCGTCGAATCGATTGAGCAGTTTTACGTCAAGGTCAGCCAGAAACAGAAGGTTGACACGCTGTGCAGCATTCTTGCAAAGGAAAAGGACTCGAAAAACCTTGTTTTCTGCAGGACAAAGCGCACGGTCGACTGGCTTGAAAAACTGCTTGCAAGGCACGGAATCAGGGTTTTCGCGATTCACGGCGACAGGCAGCAGAATTCGAGAAAGCGCACGATCGACGAGTTCACGCGCTCCGAAAAAGGAATACTGCTTGCAACTGACATTGTCGCGCGCGGCATACACGTTGACGACATCGACAACGTCATAAACTTTGACTTGCCGACCGAAGCCGAAACCTACATCCACAGGATTGGCAGGACTGCAAGGCAGGGCAAGAAAGGCAGGGCAATAAGCTTTTGCACGAACCCGATGGACGTGCATGACCTGTCACAGGTTGCTGCTTACAACAACAGCCACATCGCGGAATGGCGCTTCTGAAAAAAGCGCCTCATTTCCTTCTTTTCTTTTTCTTTGCTTTTTTTAATTTGCGCTTGGCTTAAGGCTTTTTTTTGCGGCTTTTTTGCCTGGAAGCAGGCATTCTTTGTACTGGTTTATGTATGCTTTGTAGAGGTATTTGACGAACGGGCTTTCCTTTTTTTTCGCGTCGACTTCCCTCAGCATCAGGTAATACAGCATTTTTTCGGAGTTGAAAATGTTCAGCAAAGGATAATTGTTTTTGAACAGCAGATGGTTCATCGCCAGCCTTGAAATCCTGCCGTTCCCGTCCATGAACGGGTGGATTCTCACGATTTTCAAATGGGCCAATGCAGCGGTTTCAAAGGGGTGCAGGGTTTGTCCGGCCTGCTTAATCCATGAGAAAAATTTGTCCAGTTCCGGCTGGACCTGTTCCGGTTTCGGCGGCAGATAGTTTCCGACAATGTTCTGCCTCGTCCTGATTCTGCCTGCTTCGGGATGGATGCCATTCATTTCGATTGCATGGAGTTTAAGCAACAGGCTTTGGTCGAATTTGCCGTTGTAACCAAACAGGAAATCAATGCATTCTTTCATGTTTTCGACTTCCCGGACGTCGCGCTTCGCATGCCTTGCCACAGGCTTCCCTTCAAGGATATTTTTCGTTTCCTCATAGCTCAGGGAATTGCCCTCGATTGCGTTGGTGTTGTAAATGAAGCTTATTATCTGCTCTTTTTCGGTTTTCCACAGGCCTTTGCCTATTTTGCGGGTTTTCAGGTAATTTTCCCTGAGCAGGTCGATTATTTTCATCTGCTTCAGCGTCAAAATCCTCCCGATCGGCTGGGCAAGTTCAAGCTCCTTTTCGGCCTGGGCAAGGTTCGACAGGTCGGTTCCGACATATTTGCTTATTTTTTTCCACTTGTT
It encodes:
- a CDS encoding DEAD/DEAH box helicase, translating into MKFEELNISDSLKKAIKSKGFEKPSEVQEQVIPAALSGKDLVGKSKTGTGKTAAFAIPLIEMVQQGKPFSALVVVPTRELCVQVKDEIASIAQGSRINTFAVFGGQSISGQATGLRRKPEIIVGTPGRLLDLLSRRMLSFSQAQFLVLDEADKMFDMGFRFDIERIVSYFPKYRQTMLFSATMPKEILALVEKHMKHDKIVFDLSEDNAPVESIEQFYVKVSQKQKVDTLCSILAKEKDSKNLVFCRTKRTVDWLEKLLARHGIRVFAIHGDRQQNSRKRTIDEFTRSEKGILLATDIVARGIHVDDIDNVINFDLPTEAETYIHRIGRTARQGKKGRAISFCTNPMDVHDLSQVAAYNNSHIAEWRF
- a CDS encoding Fic family protein; the encoded protein is MPYIEKKKIGGRGYFYLMKNIRVSKNKWKKISKYVGTDLSNLAQAEKELELAQPIGRILTLKQMKIIDLLRENYLKTRKIGKGLWKTEKEQIISFIYNTNAIEGNSLSYEETKNILEGKPVARHAKRDVREVENMKECIDFLFGYNGKFDQSLLLKLHAIEMNGIHPEAGRIRTRQNIVGNYLPPKPEQVQPELDKFFSWIKQAGQTLHPFETAALAHLKIVRIHPFMDGNGRISRLAMNHLLFKNNYPLLNIFNSEKMLYYLMLREVDAKKKESPFVKYLYKAYINQYKECLLPGKKAAKKSLKPSAN